GTGCTCTACCGACTGAGCTATCAGGGAACATTGAACAACTATCAGAATAAATCCAATTTTATTACGCTTTCATCAGAAAGTCAAGATAGTGTGACAGACTTTTGCTAGATCACACAATAAGCAATAAGAGGACAAGCTAAGCCAAAAAAAGTTTAAAATTGTTCTCATCCCCCCTTGCTAAATTCCAAATGGTGGATATAATAAAGTCAACGTTAAAATAATTTTAATGTCAAATAAAATTGAACAAGTTAAATATTTTATCGAGAGGAAGATATTTATGCCTGAAGCTGTTTTGATGAAGGAAAAGAAACTCTCCGGCTTGCTTGCTCATAAAGAATTTACGCTTTATCTTCTTGCCAGAGTTATCTCACACTTTGGCGATTCCATCGACTCGATCGCTTATAGCTGGATGGTCTACATGCTCACAGGATCGAAAATCATGATGGGTACTCTGTTCGCTCTTAATTTCGTACCCGGCATCCTGTTCAATTTCTTCACTGGAGCCCTAGTGGATCGCTGGTCGAAGCGCAAAGTCATTGTCATCACCTATTCTTGTCGCGGTCTGCTTGTCATTTTTACAGCACTACTGTATTGGCAAGGATGGCTACAACCCTGGCATCTGTATGTATTGACCTTTACAATCTCCACCATCGAATGCTTCTCGTATCCCGCGGAAATGGCGATCGTACCTTCTTTGCTTCCAAAACATAAGCTATTAAGTGCCAACTCTATCTCTACCTCCGCCACAAGAACTGCCGAATTAGCCGGTCTTGCCATTACTGGCGGTATGATCGCCTTCTTAGGTATTTCCGGAGCAATCTTGCTGGATGGAATCACCTTCTTCACAGCCGCTACGCTAATAGCCTTTATCCGTGTCAACGAAGAAACTGGAGAAGAAACATCTCAAACTTCAGATGCGAAGACCTCTTTTATTCAGGAAATTAAGTTTGGACTCAAGTTCCTCTTCTCGAATCGAATGATCGTCACCATTGTCATCTGCGCTGCTTATGTTAACCTATGTCTTGCTCCCTATAATGTATTGACTCCGGTCTATGTAGCAGAAGTTCTCAAATCCGGACCCCAAGGGCTAAGTATACTCGGAATCGGCATGATTAGCGGAATGATCGTAAGCGCGCTGTGGATTAGCCGCAAGGGCATACGGTTCAAGAAAAGCCAGCTTATCATTCTGGGTTATTTGATGCTCGGTCTAAGCTATTCTCTGTTGTATCTGCCTACCTTCTTTCAGGTTCAGTCACTTTATTTTGCCGTCGTTATCACTTTTTGCATGGGGATATCAGTCTCACTCATCAGCACGCCGGCCACTACTTATTTTATGGAGACAGTACCGAAGGAACTGCTAGGCAGAGTCGGAGCTATTTATAGCATGATCTGTACGATGGCAATACCGATTGGCAGCTCTCTGGCCGGAATTTTAGGGGAATGGATGAAAGTCAATCTTTTATTTCTCATCTTTGGTCTATTGATGATCGTTCCGTTCTTCTATTTACTCAGTCGGCGTAGCTTCCGTGAGATCTGACGGCGGCTACCCAGCCGCTTCTATCTTGTACTTTCCCTTGCATGAGTTATACTAAAATGAAGCAGTTATATGAACTTATTAGATTCCAGGGGGAACATCGTGAAAAAGGAACTCAAAACTTTAGAAGAAATCCGTATATACTCCGATCCCTACCGCATTCAGATTCTGAATGAATTTATAAGCTTCAACAGACCCGCAACGGTAAAAGAAGTGGCCGACGCTCTTCATGAAGTGCCTGCCAAGGTGTATTATCATGCCAAGAAGCTGGAGAGCATCGGGATGCTTGAATTGGTAGATACCAAGCTGGTGAACGGAATTACAGCCAAATATTATGAACCTTATAAAGGCCAGGTCATCATTAGCAAAAGTGATGTTGATGATACGATCAAGCAGGTCTTCCAATCGGAGGCCGAGAAGTTGGTCTCGAACTTCTATGATGAGAACAAGAAGCGTTTCCTGCAGAATTACAGTGGGAGCAAATCAAAAGGAAACTTAATTAATAATAGTAGCATCTATTTAACAGAGCAGGAAGCCGAGCAGTTGTTCTCGATGATTAATGAATTTTGTGAGCAGCATGGCCACCCTTCCCCGGAAGAGGGGCGCGTGCGGTACGAGATGTTCTTTACTCTATTTCACAATCCAGATATCAAATCCAAATAAAAAGAACCATCGTCTCCATTGTAGGAATGATGGTTCTTATGCTTATTCCTATTCAATTGCTCCAGCTTGCTCTTCGTCTGTCTTGTTCTCATATCCGCGAAAGCGAACTGGCTTCGTCCATCCTCGGGGTTGCGCTTGCCTTCCCTGACGCATTTTTGCCGAAATTTCTTCGCCTTTGATACTGCCATATACATATCACTCCTCATCTGTTAATAGCTCTAGTATAGCATAAAATCGCATCCCTATATTGTATGCAGCTTCAATACGCCTGAACAACGGCCGCAGCGGTACCGTGCAGGATCTACCTTACGTTTGCGCTTATACTCCATTCCACAGCGGACACATATTAACTTATAGCGATAGGGCAAGGTCCGGCGTTTAGCAGCTCCCGGCAGCGACTGGCAATAACGGCTTCCATCTACCTTTTGCAGCAGTGCCTTGAATTCAGGGTCTCGGTGTTTGTATCCTTTGCCCGATAAATGAAGATGATAGTGGCACAGTTCATGCTTAATTATCTTCTCCACCTCATCCAGGCCATAGGTCTGAAGCTGCGCAGGGTTAATCTCAATATTATGATTTTTTAGAAAATATCTTCCCCCGGTCGTCCTTAAGCGCCTGTTAAATGAAGCTTGGTGGAGAAAAGGTACACCGAAACTGCGCTGTGAGATTTCCTCGACCCATTCCTGAAGCTGTTTGTCGTCCATAGTTGTGGCTTCTCCTCTTGGTATAGTAACTTGTTCTACTTTATCATAACACGCCGGTCATCATGCTGATTTTACTTGAATTTTAACTTCCTCTTAGGCTACACTGTCAAGTAGTAATGACAGAATAAAGGAGATTATTCGTGATGCCTTCAATGAGATACGTCATTTTGCAGCAAAATAATGATCTGAAATTTGTAGAAATGCCGGAAGAATATGCCTATCAGCTAAGTGCACTTAATCTGCGACTGAACAAGGAGATCGCCAAGTTAACTGCCGCCAATGTGCCAAGCCTGCCGCTGGCTGTTGCTGAGTGCGACCGTCTTGACCTGCTGCAGCCATCCTTGCAAATTGCGAGCGGAATCAATTATATCAACGAGTTGGAGTCCGCCTTCGCTTCCATCCAGGAGGAGAATTACCCGCTCATCTCCCTGCTAACCGAGATTCGCGCATTGCAAGCCCAACTCGAACAGTGGTACGAAGAAGAGGAACTTATTTAACTTTTATACAAGTGTAACAAGGCTGCTTTTCAGCTCCGAAGCTTATCCTTCCGATATGCGTTTTTTCAAAACGCTTCAGTTGGATGAAGATAGGGACGAAAGGAGCGCAGTGTACGTAGTTTGTACGTGAGCACCGGAGGGCCCGGCTGAATTCAAGATTCGATGTCGAATATACTTTCAGTGTAACTTCGAGATCAAAAGCGGCCTTTTTGACTTCCTTATTTTAATAGATGTTCAAAAAGGCCGCTTTTCAGCTCCGAGAAGGTTGGATGAAGATAGGGACTGAGGAGCGCAGCGTACGTAGTGGGTACGTGAGCACCGGAGGGCCCGGCTGAATTCAAGATTCGATGCCGGATAAGCTTTCAGTGTAACTTCGAGATCAAAAGCGGCCTTTTTGACTTCCTCTATTGTGGCGGACCTGCACTTTTTCCGGCATTCCCCCATATGCTAAACGTACTAAGCATGCCGGAGGAGGAGATATCCTTGCCAATTTGGCTAAGTAATCAAATTATGCGAGCCTTTAATAAGCGGGATCGCCGTCAGATACGATTACTCAATGATTGCTGGTTCTTCTACTATAACCGTCAATGGACCAATGGGACCTCAAGTCAACTGCCCCGTTCCAAATCATAGCCTAATAACCGTCCAATATAGACGAAAGCCCGCCATCATCCGGCGGGCTTCTTTCATTATCACTATTGCGGACCGTTGGCAGAATCGTTAGGTTTACGCATTGTCAAGCCGACTCTTCCCTTCTTCAGATCAACATTCAGGACCCAGACGGTCACATTATCTCCTACCGAGACGACATCCATCGGATGCTTCACGAAGCGATCGCTAAGCTGGGAAATATGCACAAGACCATCATTCTTGATTCCGATATCGACAAAGGCGCCAAAATCGATCACATTGCGCACCGTACCTTGCAGTTCCATACCTGGCGTCAGATCCTCGATCTTAAGCACATCAGTGCGGAAGATTGGGAGAGGTAGTTCTTCGCGCGGATCACGGCCCGGACGCTGCAGGCTGTCGATAATATCGCGTAGTGTCGGCACGCCGACTTCCAATTGCGCAGCAACCGCCTCTGGCTGTACAGTGGCCAACTTGCTATTTAATTCTTTCGAGCCAAGCTGTTTCATCTCTACACTCAGCTCAGCAAATAACCGCTCCACCACTTCATAGGATTCCGGATGGATTGGCGTACGATCCAACTCGAAGCTGCCGTCGTTAATACGCAGGAAGCCGATACACTGCTCATAGGTTTTGGCACCCAGCCGCGGCACCTTCTGGAGTGCCCTACGGCTCTTGAACTTGCCGTTCTCATCTCTATATTTCACGATATTCTTCGCAATTGTTGCATTTACGCCAGATACATAAGACAGCAAGGAAGATGAAGCCGTATTAACATCCACACCAACATGGTTAACAGCGGATTCCACGACATTCTTCAGGCTCTCATCGAGATGCTTCTGGGATACATCATGCTGATACTGCCCAACACCAATCGCTTTTGGCTCGATCTTAACCAATTCAGCAAGCGGATCCTGCAGACGCCGCGCAATCGAAGCTGCGCTGCGCTCTGCCACGTCCAGATCTGGGAACTCCTCCTGAGCGAGCTTGGAAGCAGAGTATACACTGGCACCCGCTTCGTTGACGATCAAATAAGCAAGCTCCTTGTCCTTGTTATTTCTGCCCGCGATCACGTCAGCTACGAATTGCTCCGTCTCCCGTGATGCTGTTCCGTTGCCAATGACGATCAACGATATCCCATATCTGTCGATCAACTGGTTGAATATCTCCTCAGCTTCCCGCTTCTTGTTGTTTGGCGGCGTCGGGTAAGTAACAGCAACCTCCAATAGCTTGCCAGTCTCGTCAACGACAGCGAGCTTGCATCCTGTACGGTAGGCAGGGTCGACACCAAGTACCCGCTGATCGCGTACTGGAGGTTGAAGGAGAAGATTACGCAAATTACCGGCAAAGATAGCAATCGCCTGGCCCTCAGCCTTCTCCGTCAATTCAGCGCGTACTTCCCGCTCAATCGAAGGGGCGATCAGCCGCTTGTAAGCATCCTCAATGACGGAATGAAGTACGGCCTCTACCACTGAGTTGCCCTTGATCCAGCGTCCGGCAATATGACGATGAATCGCTTCTATCTCCACTTCCAGCGTCACCTTTAGCACATTCTCACGCTCGCCGCGATTCATAGCCAAGATACGGTGGGAAGGCATCTTCTTCGCCGCTTCCCGGTAGTTATAATACATCTCATACACCGACTCTTCTTCCGGCGTCTTCGCTTCTGATACCATAAATCCGTGATCCATCGTATAACGACGGACCCATGTCCGGGTTGACGCTTCGTCGGAGATCTCTTCCGCGATGATATCCATCGCCCCCTGAACAGCTTCCTCCGCAGTCTCAACGCCCTTCTCAGCATCGATATACTGAGCCGCCTCCTGAAGCAGGTTTCCTTGCTTCGGCTGAGCAAGTATCCACTTGGCCAGCGGTTCTAGCCCCTTCTCCTTGGCGACACTTGCCCGCGTCTTGCGCTTCTGCTTATACGGACGATACAAATCCTCGACTTCCTGAAGCTTCACTGCTTGTCCAATCGCCGCAGCCAGTTCATCGGTCAGCTTCCCCTGCTCATCGATGATCCGCAACACCTCACGCTTGCGTTCACCCAGGTTGCGTAAATATTGCATCCGATCGGCGATATCCCGTAGCTGGTTCTCATCAAGCTCTCCGGTCATCTCCTTCCGATAACGGGCAATGAACGGAATGGTGTTGCCCTCATCCAATAATGATGCTGTCGTCCTCACTTGCTTCAGGGACAGATTCAGCTCCTTGGCGATTTGGCGGACAAGTTGCTCCTGCTCCTCAGCCCCTGAATGAACCTGATTTACCGTTGTGGTTACTGTCGTATCCGATTGTGACAAGTGCAATCCCTCTTTCGTATCAAAATACAATTGTCTCTATTATCACAAACTTTCAAGCTCATTTCCAGCATGTTGAGCTTTCACCCAACTAGCTGCAGGATAAAATAATAAAACACCGGGTTCCCCCGATGCTCTATCGCCTTATTTTAGAAATTGGAGTAAATAGCGTTGTCCACACTTCCAGCATAAATAATAAAGACAAACAAAATGATGAAAAGCAAAAGCCCATAAATAATAGTACCGATAATTCCACAAACAAGTCCGGCTATTGCCAAGCCCTTTCCTTGCTCATATCTCCGCTTGAGTTCTTTTAAAGACAAGCTAGAGAAAATAATCGCCATTATCCCCAGAAGAAAACCGACATAAGGAATCAGGAGTGATAAAATTCCCAATACCAAAGCCGCGATCGACTTGCCGTTCGTCTTCTGAACAACCGGAGGTCCCGGCGGAAACGGCGGTGGGTAGTTATTCATCGTTGAATATTGATACTGCTGATCTGACCGATTTTGATCCATTCAAAAAGGTCCTCCCCATAAATATATAGCTTCATTATAACAGATATCCCCAGTAGAGGAGTGAAAAACTCCAATAATTTTACTGACTTTTAGCAAACTACACCTCGTATCTACCATCAAAACAGGGAAATATTGTACTCTCTCCTTTCAGCAAACATTCAGCCTATATTCAGATTACACTCAGCCTAGCTTCACTCTCCTTTCATATTCGCCCAATAAAATAACTGTGAGCCGCTTAACACCTTTACATAAGTTGAGTTGTCGTTCGAACCATATGAAGAAAGCTGAGTGATTCTATTTGAAGAAGAAATGGTTATGGATTGTAATTGTGGTCGTTATATTGGCGCTTATCGCCGTTGCCCTATCGCTGACGCTCCCGTCTAAGAAGAACTCGGCGGAGCCCCCGCAGCAGAGGACGACCAAGGTAATGAAGGGTAATATTACAGTTAGCGTCTCCGGATCGGGCTCCGTTATCTCCACTGATAGCGAAAGTATCCGAACCAAGGACGAAGGCAAGGTAAGCAAGGTGCTCGTCAAAATCGGCGACGTCGTCAAAAAGGGCCAGACTCTGTTGACCTATGAGCCAGAGGATCTATCCGACAAGCTCGAAGACCAGGAGACCACATTGCAGACGCAAAAATGGGATCTCGAGGATCTTCAGGATCAATACAAGCGCAAAGCCCAAGATAGTGACTCCGAGGATGAGTTGAAACAGATCCAGAAATCAATAGATAAGCAGGAATTGAATATCACGAAGACAGAGAAGGATATCGCCACGATAAAAGAGGACATGCTTCCTCCCGATCCGTTGACTTCTCCGATCGCCGGGACGATAACAGCTGTCAACATTACTGCCGGTGAACAAACCAAAGCGGGCAGTGAATTATTCGTCATTACCGATTATCAAAATTTAAGTGTGAAGACCCAGGTCGATGAACTTGATATCCCTGAAGTGAAAAAAGGGTTGAAAGCAACACTCCAACTGGATGCTTTACCAGACCAGACTATTGATGGTACCGTCTTCGATATATCGAATGAAGGTTCTGCCTCTAACGGCGTATCCCTGTTCGATGTCACAATCAAGATGAATCCGACAGATGGCGCGCGCGTCGGAATGACTGCAGAAGCGACCATTATAGTGAATGAGAAGGAAGATATTCTTAAATTGCCGATCGAAGCTGTTCAGAAATTAGGTGAAAAATACTTCGTAATGCTCCCATCTACGGGTACTGAGGCCGAAGAGAATACTCCGACAGCAGCGGATTCGGCAAATGCCCGCAGATCGGCAATTCAAAATAAAGCAGATGTCAGCGCTGAAAGCGGGAACAGTTCCGAAGCAGCCCCGGAAAATCCAGCGGAGCTGACGGACAAGCAGGGGAGCTCAGAAACCACGAGCAATTCTAGGAACGGAAGACGAAGCATGTTAGGTAATACAAAAGAAGTCGAGGTTGGCGTCCATGATGAAAATGATATCGAGATCGTCAGCGGTTTAAATGAAGGCGACGAAGTCGTCATTCCAACTATTATTTCGGAATCAACGAATAATGCCGCTATGGAGCAACTCATTCAAGGCGGAGGGGCAGTTAGATTCGGTGAAGGCAGCTTCCGCGGTGAATCCGGCGGAATGATGCCAAGCGGCAACTTTAACGGAGGTGGCTTCACAGGCGGCAATAGACCTAGCAGCGGAGGCAGCGCTCCTAAAGGCGGTGGACAATAATGGCGGACATCCCATCGGTACCTCCCTTGATTGAAGTGAACCGGCTCGGACACGGCTATATGATGGCGGGCGAGATCATGAAGGTGCTTTCCGATATTTCCTTCATGATTAATTACGGTGAATTCGTCGCAATAATCGGCCCTTCAGGCTCTGGCAAATCTACACTTATGAATATGCTCGGTTGTCTGGATATCGCCAGTGAAGGCTCCTATCACCTGGAAGGCGTTGATGTTAGCAAGCTGTCCGATAATAAACTAGCCAAGATCAGAAATGAGAAAATCGGCTTTATCTTTCAATCCTTTAATTTATTGTCCAAATTAACAGCTTACGAAAATGTGGAGCTTCCGCTGGTATACCGGAATATCCCGCATAAAGATCGAGCGAGAATCGTTGAGGAATCGCTGCGGACGGTCGGCCTTGAGGACCGCATGCACCACAAACCGCCGCAGCTCTCAGGCGGTCAGCAGCAGCGTGTCGCTATCGCCCGCGCCATTGCCGGCAATCCCCCGCTTCTATTGGCTGATGAGCCAACTGGAGCGCTCGATAGCAGAACCGGAATCGAGGTCATGGAACAAATGAAGAAGTTGAATGCCCTTGGTCATACCATCCTAATTATCACGCATGATCTGTCGATTGCACAGCAAGCCACAAGAATCATTCATATCCAAGACGGCAGAATCATTGACGATCAGAGGGAGGCCATATGAATCTGCTGCAGAGCATCAAAATGGCTTGGAAGAGCATCATTGGCTCCAAGGTCAGATCATTGTTAACTATGCTTGGAATTATCATCGGCGTATCCTCGGTCATTATTCTCGTCTCGGTTGGCCAAGGAACGACCTCGCAAATTACTTCCCAGCTGGAAGGACTGGGGACAGATCTGCTTACGGTAAATATTATGGGCCGGGGAGCCTCTACCTCTCTCTCGCTTGACGAAGCGATGGATCTCGGACAAATTGAGGGAGTTAAGGCCGTGTCCCCTGTTATTAGCAATTCCGTAACCGTTAAGAAGGGGACCACCAATGACACCATATCCGTCGAGGGAATTGTCCCTTCCTATGAGGACGTTAATAATTTTCATGTCCAATCGGGTCGCTTCATTCTCGATCTGGATAATGACTTCCGGATGAAGGTCGCTTTAATGGGCAGCGAGGCAGCGCAAACCTTCTTCGGAAATGAGAATCCCGTCGGACAGACGATTCAATTGAATGGTTCCAGCTTCAAGATCGTTGGACTGCTGGAATCCAAGGGCTCGAGTCTTACAGCCTCTAATGACAATAAGATTCTGATTCCCTTGACGACCGCTGAACGAACATTAAGAAGTGGAGGCATTCGTTCGATTACTGTTCAAGCCTCTGACTCGAAGCTAATCAGTACCGTCAAGTCATCCCTGGAAGCCGAGCTGAACAAGAAGTTCCAAAATGCGTCCAATTCCTACAGCATCTTCAACTCTCAGGATATGCTCGATACGGTAAATTCAACGACCCAGACGCTCTCCCTGGCTCTAGGAGGCATCGCAGGAATCTCGCTCTTAGTCGGAGGAATCGGGATCATGAACATTATGCTCGTCTCAGTGAGCGAAAGAACGAGAGAGATCGGAATAAGAAAGGCCATTGGAGCTAAGAAGCGGAATATACTCATGCAGTTCATGGTTGAATCCACCTTCCTCAGCGGATTTGGAGGAATCGTGGGGATCGGGATAGGCTATGGTGTAAGTGCGCTGATTGGGCGTTATACTTCCCTAACTACAACGGTTCCTGTCTATATCGTAATGATCTCTTTCATCTTCTCCTTGTTCATCGGAATTATCTTCGGTATGATCCCGGCGAACAAAGCGGCCAAGCTGCGCCCAATCTATGCCTTACGCAGTGAATAAATTAGCTGCCTTATAAGAATCAACATAAAAGCTGGCAACCGTAGCTTCTACGATGCCAGCTTTTTGATGTTCGATTTATAAAGAAAAAAGCACCCGATGTCTCGGGTGCTAGCTTGAAAGCCTTCGCCTCCAAGCTGTATGATTAAAAATCAATCAAACCTAGACTAATCAACAATGCATCATTCACTTTCTTCATCGTCTCATCGTCTAAATGTGTGATTTTGTCGGTTAATCTTTGTTTGTCGATCGTTCGAATCTGTTCCAGCAAAATGACGGAATCACGATCAAATCCGTGCGTCGCTGCATCAATTTCAACGTGAGTCGGCAGCTTTGCCTTTTGAATTTGAGCTGTGATGGCAGCAACGATCGCCGTTGGGCTAAATCGATTGCCGATATCGTTCTGGATGATTAGCACCGGTCTTACCCCTCCCTGTTCAGAACCAACTACCGGGGAAAGGTCTGCAAAGAATACGTCACCGCGCTTTACGATCAATGGTTACACCCCGCTTACTAGGCGGTCCAGAGTGATGTCTGCATCTTCCTCTGCTTGGAACGCTTCAGAGGCCATGGATAGGTTAATCTTAGCCATTTCCATGTAACCCCGCTGCATCGACTCGCGGATAAATCTCTTCTTTCGCTCGTTCAGATACAGCTTCATGGCTTGCCGAATCAGTTCGCTGCGATTGGAATTCTCCATCGCCACGATCCCATCTACCTCCTGTAAAAGATGATCCGGTAAACTGATCATGATTCGTTTGGTATTGTGCATATTGGCCACCTTTACTTCCACCCCCAAAACCTTATCGACCCAAAACCCTTGTATTAAAACACAGTATAGCATTATTCAAGGGAATTTATACAAGAAAATATATGCCGAGAGTATATCAAGTATGCTGCATATCATTATAAACAAAAATGATAGTACCGTACACACCTGATTCTTTCCATATTTCTATCATTCGATAACCTAGGCATAAAATCCTTCCCAGTCATAAAAGTTTTGTTGGTTTTTGTCAGGTTTTTACGAAATAAGCGGATTTAGTACTGATTCTGTCACGCCTTTACGTGTATACACCCGTGCAACTCGATGGGCCATCATACATACCAGTTCATAATTAATCGTTCCAATCAAGGCAGCCAACTCTTCAGCGGTAATTTCCTCGCCCAATTGCTGACCGATGAGTACAACCTCTTCGCCGGCTTGAATTTCTTCAGCATTTTCAGCCAAAGATTGTAATGACACCATACATTGGTCCATACAAATCGTTCCTACAACAGGGACACGGTATCCGCGTATCAATACCTGCGCCTTACCGCTCATCATCCGGGAATAACCATCAGCATAGCCGATTGGAAGGGTAGCAATCCGCTCTTCCCCATCGGTGATGTATTTGGCTCCGTAGCTAATGGCCGAATCGGGCGGTACTGTCTTCACCCAGACCGCCTGCGTCTTCAACGACAAGATCGGCTTCAGCTGAACCTGCTCCTTCACAACTTCATCTGAAGGATACAGACCATATAATGCGATACCGATCCGATCCATCTGGCAGGTCAATTCCGGTAAATCGATTGCGATAGCGCTATTACCCGTATGTATTATAGGAATATGCATTTCCTGATCCCGAAGCGCATCTACCACGCCCTGAAAACGTTCGTATTGTTCTAATGTATAGCTTTTGTCTCTTTCATCCGCGGTTGCAAAATGAGTAAACAGCCCTTCCACTTCCACATGCGGTATTTGCATCGCCCGACGAATAAAATCAACGGCTTC
The window above is part of the Paenibacillus lutimineralis genome. Proteins encoded here:
- a CDS encoding ABC transporter ATP-binding protein, whose product is MADIPSVPPLIEVNRLGHGYMMAGEIMKVLSDISFMINYGEFVAIIGPSGSGKSTLMNMLGCLDIASEGSYHLEGVDVSKLSDNKLAKIRNEKIGFIFQSFNLLSKLTAYENVELPLVYRNIPHKDRARIVEESLRTVGLEDRMHHKPPQLSGGQQQRVAIARAIAGNPPLLLADEPTGALDSRTGIEVMEQMKKLNALGHTILIITHDLSIAQQATRIIHIQDGRIIDDQREAI
- the cmpA gene encoding cortex morphogenetic protein CmpA; this translates as MPIWLSNQIMRAFNKRDRRQIRLLNDCWFFYYNRQWTNGTSSQLPRSKS
- a CDS encoding ArsR/SmtB family transcription factor, whose product is MKKELKTLEEIRIYSDPYRIQILNEFISFNRPATVKEVADALHEVPAKVYYHAKKLESIGMLELVDTKLVNGITAKYYEPYKGQVIISKSDVDDTIKQVFQSEAEKLVSNFYDENKKRFLQNYSGSKSKGNLINNSSIYLTEQEAEQLFSMINEFCEQHGHPSPEEGRVRYEMFFTLFHNPDIKSK
- a CDS encoding Tex family protein, with amino-acid sequence MAKELNLSLKQVRTTASLLDEGNTIPFIARYRKEMTGELDENQLRDIADRMQYLRNLGERKREVLRIIDEQGKLTDELAAAIGQAVKLQEVEDLYRPYKQKRKTRASVAKEKGLEPLAKWILAQPKQGNLLQEAAQYIDAEKGVETAEEAVQGAMDIIAEEISDEASTRTWVRRYTMDHGFMVSEAKTPEEESVYEMYYNYREAAKKMPSHRILAMNRGERENVLKVTLEVEIEAIHRHIAGRWIKGNSVVEAVLHSVIEDAYKRLIAPSIEREVRAELTEKAEGQAIAIFAGNLRNLLLQPPVRDQRVLGVDPAYRTGCKLAVVDETGKLLEVAVTYPTPPNNKKREAEEIFNQLIDRYGISLIVIGNGTASRETEQFVADVIAGRNNKDKELAYLIVNEAGASVYSASKLAQEEFPDLDVAERSAASIARRLQDPLAELVKIEPKAIGVGQYQHDVSQKHLDESLKNVVESAVNHVGVDVNTASSSLLSYVSGVNATIAKNIVKYRDENGKFKSRRALQKVPRLGAKTYEQCIGFLRINDGSFELDRTPIHPESYEVVERLFAELSVEMKQLGSKELNSKLATVQPEAVAAQLEVGVPTLRDIIDSLQRPGRDPREELPLPIFRTDVLKIEDLTPGMELQGTVRNVIDFGAFVDIGIKNDGLVHISQLSDRFVKHPMDVVSVGDNVTVWVLNVDLKKGRVGLTMRKPNDSANGPQ
- a CDS encoding ABC transporter permease — protein: MNLLQSIKMAWKSIIGSKVRSLLTMLGIIIGVSSVIILVSVGQGTTSQITSQLEGLGTDLLTVNIMGRGASTSLSLDEAMDLGQIEGVKAVSPVISNSVTVKKGTTNDTISVEGIVPSYEDVNNFHVQSGRFILDLDNDFRMKVALMGSEAAQTFFGNENPVGQTIQLNGSSFKIVGLLESKGSSLTASNDNKILIPLTTAERTLRSGGIRSITVQASDSKLISTVKSSLEAELNKKFQNASNSYSIFNSQDMLDTVNSTTQTLSLALGGIAGISLLVGGIGIMNIMLVSVSERTREIGIRKAIGAKKRNILMQFMVESTFLSGFGGIVGIGIGYGVSALIGRYTSLTTTVPVYIVMISFIFSLFIGIIFGMIPANKAAKLRPIYALRSE
- a CDS encoding SprT family protein, with product MDDKQLQEWVEEISQRSFGVPFLHQASFNRRLRTTGGRYFLKNHNIEINPAQLQTYGLDEVEKIIKHELCHYHLHLSGKGYKHRDPEFKALLQKVDGSRYCQSLPGAAKRRTLPYRYKLICVRCGMEYKRKRKVDPARYRCGRCSGVLKLHTI
- a CDS encoding type II toxin-antitoxin system PemK/MazF family toxin, which codes for MIVKRGDVFFADLSPVVGSEQGGVRPVLIIQNDIGNRFSPTAIVAAITAQIQKAKLPTHVEIDAATHGFDRDSVILLEQIRTIDKQRLTDKITHLDDETMKKVNDALLISLGLIDF
- a CDS encoding CopG family ribbon-helix-helix protein translates to MANMHNTKRIMISLPDHLLQEVDGIVAMENSNRSELIRQAMKLYLNERKKRFIRESMQRGYMEMAKINLSMASEAFQAEEDADITLDRLVSGV
- a CDS encoding hydrolase/acyltransferase; the protein is MPSMRYVILQQNNDLKFVEMPEEYAYQLSALNLRLNKEIAKLTAANVPSLPLAVAECDRLDLLQPSLQIASGINYINELESAFASIQEENYPLISLLTEIRALQAQLEQWYEEEELI
- a CDS encoding efflux RND transporter periplasmic adaptor subunit, with protein sequence MKKKWLWIVIVVVILALIAVALSLTLPSKKNSAEPPQQRTTKVMKGNITVSVSGSGSVISTDSESIRTKDEGKVSKVLVKIGDVVKKGQTLLTYEPEDLSDKLEDQETTLQTQKWDLEDLQDQYKRKAQDSDSEDELKQIQKSIDKQELNITKTEKDIATIKEDMLPPDPLTSPIAGTITAVNITAGEQTKAGSELFVITDYQNLSVKTQVDELDIPEVKKGLKATLQLDALPDQTIDGTVFDISNEGSASNGVSLFDVTIKMNPTDGARVGMTAEATIIVNEKEDILKLPIEAVQKLGEKYFVMLPSTGTEAEENTPTAADSANARRSAIQNKADVSAESGNSSEAAPENPAELTDKQGSSETTSNSRNGRRSMLGNTKEVEVGVHDENDIEIVSGLNEGDEVVIPTIISESTNNAAMEQLIQGGGAVRFGEGSFRGESGGMMPSGNFNGGGFTGGNRPSSGGSAPKGGGQ
- a CDS encoding DUF4190 domain-containing protein is translated as MDQNRSDQQYQYSTMNNYPPPFPPGPPVVQKTNGKSIAALVLGILSLLIPYVGFLLGIMAIIFSSLSLKELKRRYEQGKGLAIAGLVCGIIGTIIYGLLLFIILFVFIIYAGSVDNAIYSNF
- a CDS encoding MFS transporter, whose product is MKEKKLSGLLAHKEFTLYLLARVISHFGDSIDSIAYSWMVYMLTGSKIMMGTLFALNFVPGILFNFFTGALVDRWSKRKVIVITYSCRGLLVIFTALLYWQGWLQPWHLYVLTFTISTIECFSYPAEMAIVPSLLPKHKLLSANSISTSATRTAELAGLAITGGMIAFLGISGAILLDGITFFTAATLIAFIRVNEETGEETSQTSDAKTSFIQEIKFGLKFLFSNRMIVTIVICAAYVNLCLAPYNVLTPVYVAEVLKSGPQGLSILGIGMISGMIVSALWISRKGIRFKKSQLIILGYLMLGLSYSLLYLPTFFQVQSLYFAVVITFCMGISVSLISTPATTYFMETVPKELLGRVGAIYSMICTMAIPIGSSLAGILGEWMKVNLLFLIFGLLMIVPFFYLLSRRSFREI